catcttcttctatttcttTATTCATGTCTAATGAACATAGAGACCTCTACTGCCACACTCCTTTCCAAGAGGATCACCTTGGTGTCGAGCCTCTTTCCGTTCTTGATTCATCAACTTATGACAGTCCCGGACAGGGGTTTGATCCTTCTCCATACATGAGCTTTAGTGAGTGCTTGCATGGATCCCTGGACTTTAATTCACTTGCAAAAGCCTTTGGCCTCTCGCCTTCTTCATCTGAAGTATTTTCTTCCATAGAAGGCAATTCGAAGGCAATGGAAGCTGGAGTTTTAGGTTGGGGTAATAACACCGATCAAATTCCAGCCACCCCTAATTCTTCACTCTCTTTTTCTTCAAGTGAGGCCGGTGGTGATGAAGACTCGGGAAAGACCAAGAAAGAGACGCAACCTTCAAGGCCAGAGGATGGTGGAGAATGCTCTGATAAGAAAGAGTAGGTTTTTCGTCATGTAATTATCATATTGCAGTTTCTTAATTAATCTTGACGATATTCTTTAAATGGAGATGGTGTAACTCTTGTTGTGAAAACTATATATGTCATCAGCAAGGCAAAGAAGAAAGCTgagcaaaggaaaaaagagCCACGATTTGCCTTCATGACCAAGAGCGAGGTTGACCATCTTGAAGATGGATATAGATGGAGAAAATATGGACAGAAGGCTGTCAGGAACAGTCCATATCCAAGGTATGCCTCTAATTCTAACACCCAAAGCACAGCAAGTTAACCGAAACATACCAAGTATTTGGCACTGACAAAATGCTTTCGCTCTTATTGATGATTGCCAAAGTTAAGGTCAAAGAAGAACAAAGATGACACTGCTTGTTTCGCcccttcatattttcttttatatatatcttcaatTTCATAAGATGAAAAGGGATTGGTAATTATAGACAACAAGTTTACATTTGTGTATATGTTTGATTCTGCTGTGTTCATGTGTTAACTGAATTCCAAGAGCATCACAGCTAGCTAGCTATACATGATTGCCTGAATCTCTAAGAACACTACATCGTCACAAATTTAAGCGAGTTCCAGATCAAATTCAgaacaaatattatttgtatCAGGAGCTATTACCGGTGCACTACTCAGAAATGCACTGTGAAGAAACGTGTAGAAAGGTCATTCCAGGATCCATCAATTGTGATTACAACGTACGAGGGCCAACATAATCATCCAATTCCACCAACAATTAGAGGAGGTGCTTCGGCCATGTTTTCACACTCTATGCTAACACCTGCACCCCTGGCAACTGGGCCTAGGCGCTTCCCAGCTCATCTTCAAGGATATAATCTTGTTCAAATGCCTGCTGCCACAAGCAACAAAAATTTGGGGGCATTTCCACAAAACGTTAATCAAGTTCCTGATTATGGACTTTTGCAAGACATTGTTCCTTCCATGTTCTCTAGACAAGAGCCTTGAGAAGTCTGTCTCACTGCACATGTGCTTTAATAATCTTACCTTCCTGACTTGTTAGGTAATTAATACTTCTTTTCTTCCTTATATACCTACTTCAAATAGTGCTGATTTGAAGTGAATATACGTGCTTTCTTTAGATTAGAGattgatttgattgagaagATACAATATTGGGAAATGCTTTCATGTATGTTTTTCAAGAACCTAGCGTTAGGAGGATTGCACGCTTATTATATTCCAAATGCATCCACCccataaccttttttttttttgtattatatatatatatatatatatatatatatatggaggtGTAATTGATCTTTTGAGAATGAAACAATTTCCCAGTCTTATTCTTATATTacatataaattgaataatttaatgCATAAAAAATCCTGTTAATCTATTGATGGGTATCTTTGTCTAGGGAATAAATTATAACGCAGTCTTTATAGTTTATTATACCTGATCAACACGTTCTTGCAGTGTAAAAATAATGCTTCTTGaccaatattaaatatattccttgatttaatttttcttcctaCACAAAATACttccctttttttaaaataataatcgaAGGAATTTTATTACAGAACTTGCCATTTAGAATTAATATGGCCATTAAGAAAAATTGCAAGTTCAGGAATGAAAGAAAATTACACAGAGAGAAAGGCAAaatgaacatgaaaaaaagCAGAAGACTACACAAATACAATAGAAGATACAAAAGCCATGCACCAAGTCTATTCATCATTGGACAGGATGTCTCCTCTACATGTTTGTACAGCAACGAATTCAACCTGTATATGTGAATAATCTGTCATTACTCTTAATCCAGGCTGATAAACGCATCAGAGTAAGAAAGAAACATGGCTTCAAATCTGGTGATGTGTTGCTGAAAACTTTACTATTTCTGGCCAACCACGGACACCCAGGCAGCACTAAAAGAGAGAACTTCTCATGTCTACGTTGAAAATTTCCTTAAACATTGGTGACTGGAACAAGAAGTTGTCTAGTGTGTCCGGAACACACCAAGTAAAGCCCCACTAAGACAGAATTTTGCACCATAAACACCGGCAAAGGAACAATGAATCAACATGTGATATCTACTGTTCACAAAATACTTATTTTCTAGTCAAAATTCCCCACATGTCATCCCTAGCTACTTCTCTTTCTTCGTTTCTTctcaagactttttttttaaaaaaattgacaaaacaaCATGTAGTTGATGGAGGGACTAAATTATTGGAATTGAATTATGAGTTTTAGAACTAGAGGATTGATCAGTCAGTTTTGTAAGCTATGCAAACTATGTTATAATGAATGAACTGTTTCCTAGAACGTCTTTGGTAGCTTGTAGGCATGGGATCGACGCCAGGTGATCAGTAAGTCCATGTGGGTTTCccggaaaaacaagaaaaaagagcaAATCTATGTGGGGTTCCCGGATCttttacaatataataataattaaaataaatcggAATCATTAAGACTCGAAACTCCTTCGCTTTCAATGTTTTTCCAATATTTATTGCAACCAGTTTTGGATTCAATGGCAATGCTTTTAGTTTTGACTAAGGGGCGACGCCATTGTAGGTGGGCACCTGATGGATTAACCATGTGTTTTGAATGCCAAACAATTTCTGCTCGGTGCCCTAAATGATGTCTGAAA
This is a stretch of genomic DNA from Populus alba chromosome 11, ASM523922v2, whole genome shotgun sequence. It encodes these proteins:
- the LOC118054828 gene encoding WRKY transcription factor 28, translating into MSNEHRDLYCHTPFQEDHLGVEPLSVLDSSTYDSPGQGFDPSPYMSFSECLHGSLDFNSLAKAFGLSPSSSEVFSSIEGNSKAMEAGVLGWGNNTDQIPATPNSSLSFSSSEAGGDEDSGKTKKETQPSRPEDGGECSDKKDKAKKKAEQRKKEPRFAFMTKSEVDHLEDGYRWRKYGQKAVRNSPYPRSYYRCTTQKCTVKKRVERSFQDPSIVITTYEGQHNHPIPPTIRGGASAMFSHSMLTPAPLATGPRRFPAHLQGYNLVQMPAATSNKNLGAFPQNVNQVPDYGLLQDIVPSMFSRQEP